The following coding sequences lie in one Arachis ipaensis cultivar K30076 chromosome B03, Araip1.1, whole genome shotgun sequence genomic window:
- the LOC110269369 gene encoding uncharacterized protein LOC110269369, translating into MSVDKKCKQNALNRSKQLYTHTGSSKTLARKKDEVEKEQGRPVGRGELFIITHKKKNGSYIHPDARVVSEAIANVDRQDESSKHISQNDSLVQVLGKEHPGRVHALGAGPCPTQVFCNTAGQPSGSREQNEEYERRIAELTAKIEEEQAKRQSMGKVLGYIIQQQGGNLPVDVAAALDDLGSTSTSSRARPSSSGNHDPSKINPLQSMLLDTIESILV; encoded by the exons ATGTCAGTTGAT AAAAAGTGTAAACAAAACGCTTTAAATCGGAGCAAGCAACTTTACACACATACTGGGAGCTCCAAAACATTGGCAAGAAAAAAAGACGAAGTG GAGAAAGAACAAGGAAGGCCCGTTGGTAGAGGAGAGTTGTTTATCATCACtcataagaaaaaaaatggctCGTATATCCATCCCGATGCGCGTGTTGTTAGT GAAGCAATTGCGAATGTTGACAGGCAGGATGAATCATCAAAGCACATTTCACAAAATGATTCGCTAGTACAAGTTCTTGGAAAGGAGCACCCAGGACGAGTTCATGCCTTAGGTGCTGGACCATGTCCCACCCAAGTATTTTGTAACACTGCTGGACAACCGTCGGGTTCTCGTGAGCAAAATGAAGAGTATGAGAGGAGGATTGCAGAATTAACTGCTAAGATAGAAGAAGAGCAGGCGAAGAGACAGTCGATGGGGAAGGTTTTGGGATATATAATCCAACAGCAAGGAGGCAATTTACCAGTTGACGTTGCTGCAGCGCTGGATGATTTGGGCAGTACATCGACTTCATCGCGCGCAAGGCCATCCTCATCTGGCAACCATGACCCCAGCAAAATTAATCCTCTTCAATCAATGTTATTAGACACTATTGAATCTATATTGGTTtag
- the LOC107629525 gene encoding transcription factor-like protein DPB isoform X2: MGMRPRKSGEEGQEEEEEEEEELPGCGTTGSGQSGSTSKSAGLATPAGDSTCLKLDHLDIQGDDAGSQGPVGKKKKRGQRAVGPDKSGRGLRQFSMKVCEKVESKGRTTYNEVADELVAEFADPGNSGLSPDQQQYDEKNIRRRVYDALNVLMAMDIISKDKKEIQWKGLPRTSVNDIEELKSERLVLRSKIEKKTAYLHELEEQFVGIQNLIKRNEQLYSSENPPSGVSLPFILVQTRPHATVEVEISEDMQLVHFDFNSTPFELHDDNYVLKAMKFCGRPQSDNTTHNLADGGEGSSMSGLNQSQVPPSVTNLPARPPTSPPLPGILKARVKNEP; encoded by the exons ATGGGAATGCGACCCCGTAAATCGGGTGAGGAGGgacaggaggaggaggaagaagaagaggaggagctgCCAGGCTGTGGAACCACGGGTTCAGGACAATCGGGGTCGACTAGTAAGAGTGCTGGGTTGGCAACGCCAGCTGGTGATAGCACCTGTCTCAAATTAGATCATCTTGACATACAAGGCGATGATGCTGGATCGCAGGGGCCAGTTGG caagaagaaaaagagaggTCAACGGGCAGTTGGACCTGATAAAAGTGGAAGAGGGCTCCGTCAATTTAGTATGAAAG TTTGTGAGAAGGTAGAAAGCAAGGGAAGAACAACTTACAATGAG GTAGCAGATGAACTTGTGGCTGAATTTGCTGATCCAGGCAACAGTGGTTTGTCTCCTGATCAG CAACAATATGATGAGAAAAATATCCGTAGAAGGGTCTATGATGCTCTGAACGTTCTCATGGCAATGGATATTATTTCGAAGGATAAAAAGGAAATACAATGGAAGGGTCTTCCTCGTACTAGTGTGAACGATATTGAAGAACTAAAG TCAGAACGTCTTGTGCTCAGGagtaaaattgagaagaaaacaGCATATTTGCATGAGCTGGAGGAGCAA TTTGTAGGTATTCAGAACCTTATAAAAAGAAATGAGCAATTATATAGCTCAGAAAACCCTCCCAGTGGTGTATCTTTACCTTTTATTCTGGTACAG ACACGTCCTCATGCAACTGTTGAAGTGGAAATATCAGAAGATATGCAGCTTGTGCATTTTGATTTCAATAG TACTCCTTTTGAGCTGCATGATGACAACTATGTCCTAAAGGCAATGAAGTTCTGTGGGAGACCACAGAGTGATAATACGACACACAATCTTGCCGATGGAGGTGAAGGTTCTAGCATGTCAGGCTTGAATCAGTCACAAGTTCCTCCTTCAGTTACGAATCTTCCAGCTAGGCCTCCCACATCACCTCCACTCCCTGGGATATTGAAGGCAAGAGTTAAGAATGAGCCTTAA
- the LOC107629525 gene encoding transcription factor-like protein DPB isoform X1, producing the protein MGMRPRKSGEEGQEEEEEEEEELPGCGTTGSGQSGSTSKSAGLATPAGDSTCLKLDHLDIQGDDAGSQGPVGSKKKKRGQRAVGPDKSGRGLRQFSMKVCEKVESKGRTTYNEVADELVAEFADPGNSGLSPDQQQYDEKNIRRRVYDALNVLMAMDIISKDKKEIQWKGLPRTSVNDIEELKSERLVLRSKIEKKTAYLHELEEQFVGIQNLIKRNEQLYSSENPPSGVSLPFILVQTRPHATVEVEISEDMQLVHFDFNSTPFELHDDNYVLKAMKFCGRPQSDNTTHNLADGGEGSSMSGLNQSQVPPSVTNLPARPPTSPPLPGILKARVKNEP; encoded by the exons ATGGGAATGCGACCCCGTAAATCGGGTGAGGAGGgacaggaggaggaggaagaagaagaggaggagctgCCAGGCTGTGGAACCACGGGTTCAGGACAATCGGGGTCGACTAGTAAGAGTGCTGGGTTGGCAACGCCAGCTGGTGATAGCACCTGTCTCAAATTAGATCATCTTGACATACAAGGCGATGATGCTGGATCGCAGGGGCCAGTTGG tagcaagaagaaaaagagaggTCAACGGGCAGTTGGACCTGATAAAAGTGGAAGAGGGCTCCGTCAATTTAGTATGAAAG TTTGTGAGAAGGTAGAAAGCAAGGGAAGAACAACTTACAATGAG GTAGCAGATGAACTTGTGGCTGAATTTGCTGATCCAGGCAACAGTGGTTTGTCTCCTGATCAG CAACAATATGATGAGAAAAATATCCGTAGAAGGGTCTATGATGCTCTGAACGTTCTCATGGCAATGGATATTATTTCGAAGGATAAAAAGGAAATACAATGGAAGGGTCTTCCTCGTACTAGTGTGAACGATATTGAAGAACTAAAG TCAGAACGTCTTGTGCTCAGGagtaaaattgagaagaaaacaGCATATTTGCATGAGCTGGAGGAGCAA TTTGTAGGTATTCAGAACCTTATAAAAAGAAATGAGCAATTATATAGCTCAGAAAACCCTCCCAGTGGTGTATCTTTACCTTTTATTCTGGTACAG ACACGTCCTCATGCAACTGTTGAAGTGGAAATATCAGAAGATATGCAGCTTGTGCATTTTGATTTCAATAG TACTCCTTTTGAGCTGCATGATGACAACTATGTCCTAAAGGCAATGAAGTTCTGTGGGAGACCACAGAGTGATAATACGACACACAATCTTGCCGATGGAGGTGAAGGTTCTAGCATGTCAGGCTTGAATCAGTCACAAGTTCCTCCTTCAGTTACGAATCTTCCAGCTAGGCCTCCCACATCACCTCCACTCCCTGGGATATTGAAGGCAAGAGTTAAGAATGAGCCTTAA
- the LOC107629526 gene encoding protein HIGH ARSENIC CONTENT 1, mitochondrial, translated as MEDHKEHQNFVTIDVHAAKDMLNLDGYHYLDVRTVEEFKKSHVENAQNVPYMFLTEQGRVQNPDFIDQVEAIYKKDDHLIVACNSGGRASRACVDLLDHGYKHVVNMGGGYSAWVDAGFAGDKPPEELKTSCKFHPKQS; from the exons ATGGAAGACCACAAGGA GCATCAAAATTTTGTAACCATCGACGTGCATGCCGCCAAAGATATGCTTAACTTGGATGGTTACCACTATCTCGATGTGAG AACTGTTGAGGAATTCAAGAAGAGCCACGTTGAGAATGCACAAAATGTTCCGTACATGTTCCTTACAGAACAAG GAAGGGTGCAAAACCCTGATTTTATTGACCAGGTTGAAGCAATATACAAGAAGGATGATCACTTAATTGTG gcTTGCAATAGCGGAGGAAGAGCATCCCGAGCCTGCGTTGACCTGCTTGATCAT GGATATAAGCATGTTGTTAACATGGGAGGAGGCTACTCGGCTTGGGTGGATGCTGGTTTTGCCGGGGACAAGCCACCAGAAGAGCTCAAAACCAGTTGCAAGTTCCATCCTAAGCAATCTTAA
- the LOC107629524 gene encoding NADH dehydrogenase [ubiquinone] iron-sulfur protein 6, mitochondrial, translating to MASSLLRGLMKSSKLASSATGTRRLSLVSTQISEHTAKWMQDTSKKSPMELINEVPPIKVEDRIVACEGDTNPALGHPIEYICLDKDEPAICKYCGLRYYQDHHH from the exons ATGGCGTCGAGTTTGTTGAGAGGTCTCATGAAATCGTCGAAGCTCGCGTCGTCGGCGACGGGCACGAGGAGGTTGAGCCTTGTGAGCACTCAAATCAGTGAGCACACCGCCAAGTGGATGCAG GATACAAGCAAGAAATCTCCAATGGAGCTGATTAATGAAGTTCCACCTATCAAGGTTGAAGACAGGATAGTTGCTTGTGAAGGAG ATACTAATCCTGCACTTGGGCACCCAATTGAGTACATATGCCTTGATAAGGACGAGCCAGCTATTTGCAAATATTGTGGCCTACGTTATTATCAGGATCATCATCATTAG
- the LOC107629523 gene encoding ATPase family AAA domain-containing protein 3-B — MAKTTYAAGLLSAIAAAAGFSQSHTASYADGPFNFPFTNLPQQPPQPPPPSDGKSPPEAPPPPPKVRNDHPRTTSAGFDPEALERGVKALKEISSSPHGKKVFDVIKKQEETKQAELAAKVAEFKEMKAQHEIERQRIIYDEQKKLAQHQAQTKSQIAKYEDELARKRMQAENEYQRARNQELVKMQEESSIRQEQARRATEEQIQAQRRQTEREKAEIERETIRVRAMAEAEGRAHEAKLAEEVNRRMLVDRANAEREKWVAAINTTFEHIGGGLKAILTDQNKLVVAVGGVTALAAGVYTTREGARVIWGYVDRILGQPSLIRESSRGKYPWSGVFSRAMSSLSRRSDATSKNGNGFGDVILHPSLQKRIEQLSSATANTKAHQAPFRNMLFYGPPGTGKTMAARELARKSGLDYALMTGGDVAPLGSQAVTKIHQLFDWAKKSKKGLLLFIDEADAFLCERNKTYMSEAQRSALNALLFRTGDQSKDIVLALATNRPGDLDSAVADRIDEVLEFPLPGEGERFKLLKLYLDKYIAQAGSRKSGSIQSLFKGNPQKIEIKGLTDDIIKEAAAKTEGFSGREIAKLMASVQAAVYGSENCVLDPSLFREVVDYKVAEHQQRRKLAGADKASA; from the exons ATGGCGAAAACAACCTATGCGGCGGGTTTGTTGTCAGCCATAGCAGCCGCAGCTGGTTTCTCTCAAAGCCACACTGCTTCTTATGCTGATGGCCCTTTTAACTTTCCCTTCACCAACCTTCCCCAACAACCGCCACAACCGCCTCCTCCTTCCGATGGAAAATCGCCGCCGGAGGCGCCGCCGCCGCCGCCTAAGGTTCGAAATGACCATCCTAGGACCACTTCTGCTGGGTTTGATCCTGAGGCTCTGGAGAGAGGTGTCAAGGCACTCAAGGAGATTTCCTCATCTCCTCATGGCAAAAAG GTTTTTGATGTTATAAAAAAACAAGAGGAGACAAAGCAAGCTGAATTGGCTGCAAAGGTGGCAGAGTTTAAGGAAATGAAAGCACAACACGAAATT GAGAGACAAAGGATTATATATGATGAACAAAAAAAGTTAGCCCAGCATCAAGCACAAACTAAATCCCAGATTGCTAAATATGAGGATGAATTGGCAAGGAAGAGGATGCAG GCAGAAAATGAGTACCAGAGAGCTAGGAATCAAGAGttagtaaaaatgcaagaagaatcaTCAATCAGACAGGAGCAAGCTCGACGTGCAACAGAAGAACAGATTCAAGCACAACGGAGGCAAACTGAAAGAGAGAAGGCTGAGATCGAACGTGAAACAATCAGAGTAAGGGCTATGGCAGAAGCAGAAGGAAGAGCACATGAAGCAAAGCTAGCTGAAGAGGTCAACAGGCGAATGCTAGTAGATCGTGCTAATGCAGAGCGAGAAAAATGGGTCGCTGCCATCAATACTACTTTTGAACATATTGGAG GGGGATTGAAAGCCATTCTAACAGATCAAAACAAGTTGGTTGTAGCAGTTGGTGGAGTGACTGCCCTGGCAGCTGGGGTCTACACAACGAG GGAAGGTGCACGGGTTATTTGGGGATATGTGGATAGGATTTTGGGACAACCATCATTGATCCGAGAGTCATCCAGAGGGAAATACCCTTGGTCTGGTGTGTTTTCCCGGGCCATGAGCTCCCTGTCTCGTCGTAGTGATGCAACTTCGAAAAATGGAAATGGTTTTGGTGATGTAATTTTGCATCCCTCACTTCAAAAACGGATTGAGCAGCTGTCGTCTGCAACGGCAAATACAAAAGCACATCAAGCACCATTCAGAAACATGCTTTTCTATGGCCCTCCAGGAACTGGGAAGACAATGGCTGCTAGAGAATTGGCTCGTAAATCT GGGTTAGATTATGCATTGATGACTGGAGGAGATGTTGCTCCACTGGGATCACAGGCTGTAACAAAAATACACCAGTTGTTTGATTGGGCTAAGAAATCAAAAAAGGGTTTATTGCTTTTCATTGATGAAGCCGATGCATTTCTGTGCGA GCGGAACAAGACCTATATGAGTGAAGCACAAAGAAGTGCACTAAATGCTCTTCTCTTCCGAACTGGCGACCAGTCTAAAGACATAGTCCTTGCACTTGCCACAAATCGACCAGGTGATCTTGATTCAGCTGTGGCAGATCGAATCGACGAGGTCTTGGAATTTCCCTTACCTGGGGAAGGAGAGCGCTTTAAACTTCTTAAGCTCTATTTGGACAAGTACATAGCCCAAGCCGGATCGAGGAAGTCGGGTTCAATTCAAAGCTTGTTCAAAGGAAACCCGCAAAAGATAGAAATTAAAGGATTGACTGATGATATCATAAAGGAAGCGGCAGCTAAAACCGAAGGATTTTCTGGAAGGGAGATAGCAAAACTGATGGCAAGTGTTCAAGCTGCTGTATATGGGAGCGAGAACTGTGTGCTTGACCCAAGCCTGTTCCGCGAAGTGGTAGATTACAAAGTTGCAGAGCATCAACAGAGAAGAAAGTTGGCAGGTGCTGATAAAGCTAGTGCTTGA
- the LOC107632463 gene encoding geraniol 8-hydroxylase-like, producing the protein MDLVCFVMLLLLLTCTTLYSLHYLNVRRSKANYKLPPGPSPLPIIGNLHELGNKPHHSSAILAKIHGPIMTLKLGQLTTIVISSAEMAKMVLQTYDQFLSNRTVPEAARVHNHHIHSIAFMPMTPLWRSLRKICNNQLFANKTIDARQDLRRKKVQELLGEIHQSSQIGEGVDVGEAAFKTTINLLSNTIFSMDLVQSSGSAARFKDLVANITKESGKPNLADYFPALRMVDPQRIKAHNTIYAGKLLDIFHDLIYQRKKLILKTGSDTNKDMLEALLNISQENSKEMDKINIEHLMLTLFVAGTDTITSTLEWAMTELLSNPDTMTKAKRELEETIGKGNQVEESDIARLPYLQAILKETFRLHPSVPFLIPRKADTDVEINGYTIPKGSQVLINVYAIGRDSNVWKNDTNLFSPERFLGLETDVRGRHFELIPFGAGRRICPGLTYAMRILFLMLGSLVNCFDWKLENDSKAEDIDKEEEFGITLRKCKPLRSIPIKVNN; encoded by the exons ATGGATTTAGTATGTTTTGTGATGCTGCTGCTTCTTTTGACTTGCACCACTCTTTATTCTCTCCATTATCTAAATGTAAGAAGAAGCAAAGCAAACTATAAGCTTCCTCCAGGACCTTCTCCTCTTCCCATCATTGGAAACCTACATGAACTTGGAAATAAACCCCACCATTCTTCAGCCATTCTTGCAAAGATTCATGGCCCCATAATGACTTTGAAGTTGGGACAATTAACCACCATAGTGATCTCTTCAGCTGAAATGGCCAAAATGGTGCTTCAAACCTATGATCAGTTCTTATCGAATCGCACAGTTCCGGAGGCGGCAAGAGTTCACAATCACCATATTCATAGCATTGCCTTCATGCCTATGACACCTCTTTGGAGATCCCTTAGGAAGATATGCAACAATCAGTTATTCGCCAACAAGACTATTGACGCGAGGCAAGACTTGCGTCGCAAGAAAGTGCAAGAACTCCTTGGGGAGATCCATCAAAGTAGCCAAATTGGTGAAGGAGTGGATGTTGGAGAAGCAGCTTTCAAGACTACAATAAATTTATTGTCCAACACAATTTTTTCAATGGATTTGGTTCAATCTTCAGGTTCTGCTGCACGGTTCAAGGATTTAGTTGCCAATATCACCAAAGAGAGTGGAAAACCAAACTTGGCTGATTATTTTCCAGCCTTGAGAATGGTTGATCCACAAAGAATTAAAGCACACAATACCATTTATGCTGGGAAGTTATTGGATATCTTCCATGACTTGATTTACCAAAGGAAGAAGTTGATACTGAAAACAGGTTCTGACACCAATAAGGACATGTTAGAAGCTCTTCTTAACATTTCTCAAGAGAATAGCAAAGAGATGGACAAAATAAATATTGAACATTTAATGCTG ACCTTATTTGTTGCTGGAACAGATACAATCACATCTACATTAGAATGGGCAATGACTGAATTACTCAGCAATCCAGACACTATGACAAAGGCTAAAAGGGAGCTTGAAGAAACAATTGGAAAGGGAAACCAAGTTGAGGAATCAGACATAGCAAGATTACCATATTTACAAGCAATATTGAAAGAGACATTTCGTTTGCACCCTTCAGTGCCTTTTTTGATCCCAAGAAAAGCTGACACTGATGTAGAAATCAATGGCTATACCATACCAAAAGGTTCACAAGTGCTAATCAATGTTTATGCTATTGGAAGGGATTCAAATGTATGGAAGAATGACACAAATTTGTTCTCACCAGAGAGGTTCTTGGGATTAGAAACTGATGTTAGAGGGAGGCATTTTGAGTTGATACCATTTGGTGCTGGTAGAAGAATATGTCCTGGTTTAACATATGCTATGAGGATTTTGTTCTTGATGTTAGGTTCACTGGTTAATTGTTTTGATTGGAAGCTTGAAAATGATTCAAAAGCTGAGGATATTGATAAGGAAGAAGAATTTGGAATAACATTAAGAAAGTGTAAACCCCTTAGATCCATTCCAATCAAAGTAAATAACTAA